One window of Papaver somniferum cultivar HN1 chromosome 9, ASM357369v1, whole genome shotgun sequence genomic DNA carries:
- the LOC113309302 gene encoding elicitor-responsive protein 1-like, giving the protein MTRGILEVLLIAGCDLKKAHFFGKRNPYVIIKYDYHSRTSKIAQGKGPHSRRKRVWDETFTFDVDYPDAELKKDHELKISFTVMERSHSCCFIKDTFIGEATVYIKDVLSLGAEVGKAAIRPTEYRVVLRNKVYHGEIRVAVSFRKVEDEKDQDVEDGKKVQSLINE; this is encoded by the exons ATGACAAGAGGGATACTTGAGGTGTTGCTTATTGCTGGTTGTGATTTAAAGAAGGCCCATTTCTTCG GGAAAAGGAATCCTTATGTAATAATAAAGTATGATTATCATAGTCGGACGAGCAAGATTGCCCAAG GAAAAGGACCGCATTCACGAAGGAAGAGGGTATGGGACGAAACATTTACATTTGATGTCGATTATCCAGATGCTGAACTTAAAAAAGACCATGAGTTGAAAATCTCATTCACGGTCATGGAGAGAAGTCATAGTTGTTGCTTCATTAAGGACACATTCATTGGAGAAGCGAC GGTTTACATAAAGGACGTACTGTCGCTAGGAGCAGAAGTGGGAAAAGCTGCAATAAGACCGACAGAATACCGAGTTGTCCTCCGTAACAAGGTATACCATGGAGAAATTCGAGTGGCCGTATCATTTCGAAAGGTAGAAGATGAGAAAGATCAAGATGTGGAGGACGGAAAGAAAGTTCAATCACTGATAAATGAGTGA